One Xenopus tropicalis strain Nigerian chromosome 8, UCB_Xtro_10.0, whole genome shotgun sequence genomic window carries:
- the LOC116406537 gene encoding serine/threonine-protein kinase N2-like encodes MCRYNISILFECRDLKPGNILIDQAGYLKIADFGMGKTGIGYGDRTGTILGTPAYMAPELVKEEQYTRAVDWWALGVIVYEMLLGTRPFTGKDIDYMYEWIEEDEPHYPDSLEPQALSFISQLLMKNPEERLGSTQDDAEDVAHHPFFNVSSLSLLS; translated from the exons ATGTGTCGTTATAATATCTCCATTTTGTTTGaatgcagagatttaaagccagGAAATATACTCATAGATCAAGCCGGCTATTTAAAAATCGCAGATTTTGGCATGGGCAAAACAG gcATTGGATATGGAGACAGAACAGGCACCATACTTGGCACTCCAGCTTACATGGCACCAGAGCTCGTGAAGGAGGAGCAATACACAAGAGCTGTCGACTGGTGGGCTCTTGGAGTCATCGTGTATGAAATGCTCCTTGGAACA AGACCCTTCACCGGAAAGGACATCGACTACATGTATGAGTGGATTGAGGAGGATGAGCCACACTATCCCGACTCCCTGGAACCACAAGCACTGAGCTTTATATCACAG CTCTTGATGAAGAATCCAGAGGAGCGACTGGGTTCTACCCAGGATGATGCAGAGGATGTAGCTCATCATCCATTCTTTAATGTAAGTTCTCTGTCTCTATTGtcataa